In the Neodiprion virginianus isolate iyNeoVirg1 chromosome 2, iyNeoVirg1.1, whole genome shotgun sequence genome, taaagaattgGCGTAAATTCTTCGAAATCGCAATAGTGGATTCCTAAAATTCGTGCCATTTCTATATTTCGGCGTCAAGTGAAAACGCGTTGgaatgtttttgttcagaattggATATAGAATGAAGCTGTTCAGCTTTTTTGCGTTTGTGAcacgtggacttcgatatttgcaCCTCTTTAACACATTATACCTTAGGCTTGTCTTTCGAGCATTCGCAGCCGCACAGAAGCTCAACGTTAACGATAAGTTTTTCGTTGATTCCTTGTGGCCGAATTTCGATGGTCTGATGCCAATCTTCTTCTCGCTCCGGGCAGGTTATTGCCTAGAAATAAGTGATCGGCGTTTAGCTTTCGCAAAAATGAAAGAATCGACGTGATATCTGACCTTTATTTCGGCTACAAATTCGACGGTATCGTTAATGTGAATGTTGTCGCATTTATCTCGCAAGTTCTCCTCCTTGCCCGAACACTTCGAAAGAAACTGAACGTCAATGACCTTCGAGGATGTCCGACTTGTCATCGTGACAGATTCGACTAAACTCTGAAAAGTGGCCGATCGTTAGTTCGAATGTCTTGAAATTACCACGAAATATTTAATAGAGGAGCCTGCGAACCTCGTATTCCTGCCTGATTACTTGTAGAACGTTGTCAAAGTCACTACCAACAGTTCGAACTGTGGAACCCTTAATCACGCGTGTTATCCCTTTATAGACCTCCTCATCTTGAGAGCGAAATACCAGAAAAAGTATGTTCACGGAGTTGTTAGCAGCCTGGTGATTTATCTATCGAAcacataaattattttcctgtTTAAACTTGAAATCCAAATACCACATTACGTCATGATTCACCTGGCCAATGGAGGGAAAGTCTTGAAGTTCCGCATGTGTATAATACCCTGATTCATCCAGATGGCACTGCTCGTCATTAGGTTCAGGCAATCCTCCGATCTAATCAGCAATAATTATCTTACAAAACTGGTCCcgttcaacaaattttcagagaGTTGACTTGAAAACTACGCACCTTACCGTCACCAGCGATGTGAGGGAGTGCGTCACTTGCGTGAATAAGAAGATTTCGGGCTTTTGATCGCCAACCAATCTGTTCTCTACAAACGATGGATTGCATGATACCATCGAAACCGCTCTCGGGGACATCATTAACGCCTACATCAGGGCCAGGATCACCTACTTTCTAAATAGATCATCTCGAttacgatcaaaaaattttgctccTACGAAGTGGATTTACCGTTGTTGGTCGCGTTATGGTACCGTATGCGGTCATGGATTGATCCATCAGCGATTACATCAATCACATATAAAATCGTGGCCACGAATgcgtagaaaattttatttttacagttttGAGCATTGCAGAATTTGATTCTCGAATAATCGAATGATAAAAGTGTCTGTTGATATTTTCTTCAGGGTTTTTTTTGtgattaatttaataattgcATGTATCTACAGTACGAGAGAGAAATCCAACATTCgataaatgtaattaaaaatggAGCACTGGCTGCAGTTAACGCTGCCTCTATTTCATCTAGTTACACCCGTACCAAATTGGGACTTTACCCAATAGTTACTTACCTCGAATTCTTTGAGATTTGTTGTCAGGTTGAGGCTGTGTTTGAAAGCGTAAGACTTGGgcaaaattctgaaacaaatttaattaatcTAGCAACTATTTATTTCACCTACGGAGAAGCTTAGATAAGAGTTTCAGTTTCTGCTCCATTACAAATTGTTATATAGGACGGTTGACGGGTAGTTTTTTTTGTCGATAAAGCTTCCAAATCCCAACTGGAAGTCGGATGTGAGGTGTTCCAGCTTGCGGGCTATCTCAGATCCCAATTTGGAAAGAGTAGCTCGAAATTCATCCATCGATATCGACAAATCGACAAGGAAATACAGATCCATTGGATAATCCCTGGCCCTTTTATACGCCAACTTGAGACGGTACTCTTTACCTGAAACGGTAAGTCGTTGCAATTGTACGATATATATTGTGCCATCATGAAAATTAGAATTGCGAAAACTTTCAGGAACTACGCTCTAATCAAGTACTGCAGATTGCACATCATAAGTATaaaacaccgaaccataaaTTGATCATATCTTATACGCACCCTTTCGAAGCCTCAAGTTGACACGTTGCGGTCGGAGCTGCACCactttctctccttcttttGCCGAGAAAAAGTTCGCGTCGTCAATTATGTTCAATTGGCTTGTGtaattctcttttttcccGTTCGTGCACCACAAGCTGTCCTCGGCAAGCTGACTTTCGTTCACACATCGTGATTTCGTGTCACTCGTTTTCCGGACATCCTACGTTAGAATGGCAGAAAACTTAAACTTGTGGAACCAGGGTAAAATGGCAGCGAGAAAccgaaaaagttttcattagAATCCGGTTGTT is a window encoding:
- the LOC124298690 gene encoding integrin beta-PS-like, producing the protein MRVWFCAVIILAFESAVILGQKNVRGGCTGQKTCAACIRTLGCIWCNIEDVRKTSDTKSRCVNESQLAEDSLWCTNGKKENYTSQLNIIDDANFFSAKEGEKVVQLRPQRVNLRLRKGKEYRLKLAYKRARDYPMDLYFLVDLSISMDEFRATLSKLGSEIARKLEHLTSDFQLGFGSFIDKKNYPSTVLYNNLILPKSYAFKHSLNLTTNLKEFEKVGDPGPDVGVNDVPESGFDGIMQSIVCREQIGWRSKARNLLIHASDALPHIAGDGKIGGLPEPNDEQCHLDESGYYTHAELQDFPSIGQINHQAANNSVNILFLVFRSQDEEVYKGITRVIKGSTVRTVGSDFDNVLQVIRQEYESLVESVTMTSRTSSKVIDVQFLSKCSGKEENLRDKCDNIHINDTVEFVAEIKAITCPEREEDWHQTIEIRPQGINEKLIVNVELLCGCECSKDKPKNSEASHCRSYEKFDCGVCTYDGDFFGKNCPSKKDEDEEEAEKLTQACRASNTSEVLCSDQGRCIYGKCCCFSENIKGTFCECDDNSCRRSNDGLMCGGHGTCDCGKCACYYGWGGKACELETDTSSCFPPVKNAKACSGAGECKGGKCVCDKEKKRHGEFCEECPSCPSQKCDELKDCVECVVHNAGSIHVKSPDCDGCGKYNIKKVDAIEKNADEKNPEEHYCQIPAGDGSTFVFTYFYNGKDIHVNAEKDKKYPLIDDFVAVTLAVMAVTLLLGLLTILAWKVATHVHDKREFQKFEKERANPKWGQTRNPLYVDAVTTFQNPTFSSLREADEF